Proteins encoded within one genomic window of Rhizobium favelukesii:
- a CDS encoding SRPBCC family protein translates to MNDVKAEVQAKVQESGFEQRYELDASPEKVWRAISIAEFREKWLPREALADPRSLSETPCKEIRYKLRDDTPPHLESTVTFTIAPNGSGGTSLRIVHELTGATFERLAKTVANGNSPTLMLAA, encoded by the coding sequence ATGAACGACGTGAAGGCCGAGGTACAGGCGAAGGTGCAGGAAAGCGGTTTCGAGCAGAGATACGAACTGGACGCGTCGCCGGAGAAGGTCTGGCGGGCGATCAGCATCGCGGAATTCCGGGAGAAGTGGCTGCCGAGGGAGGCGCTTGCCGATCCACGCTCGCTCTCCGAAACGCCGTGTAAGGAAATCCGCTACAAATTGCGCGACGATACCCCGCCCCATCTCGAAAGCACCGTCACCTTCACGATCGCCCCGAATGGATCGGGCGGAACCAGCCTGCGGATCGTCCACGAGCTGACCGGGGCGACCTTCGAGCGGCTGGCGAAAACGGTCGCCAACGGCAACAGCCCGACTCTCATGCTCGCCGCCTGA
- a CDS encoding ArsR/SmtB family transcription factor, giving the protein MIEHDIFRALADPTRRTIFEKLAKGSMNATTLRQGMDISQPAMSQHLAVLRAARLVREQKEGRFVNYEVDPDGLALIAQWLAKYRAYWPARIDALKLLLKDMDQ; this is encoded by the coding sequence ATGATCGAACATGATATTTTCCGCGCTCTGGCGGATCCGACCCGCCGCACGATTTTCGAAAAGCTCGCGAAGGGCAGCATGAATGCCACCACGCTGCGCCAGGGCATGGATATCAGCCAGCCGGCGATGTCCCAACATCTCGCCGTACTGCGAGCGGCAAGGCTGGTGCGTGAACAAAAGGAGGGCCGCTTCGTGAACTATGAAGTCGATCCGGACGGGCTGGCTCTTATCGCGCAATGGCTGGCGAAATACCGCGCCTACTGGCCGGCTCGCATCGACGCTCTCAAGCTCTTGCTGAAGGATATGGATCAATGA
- a CDS encoding aromatic amino acid transaminase, translated as MFETLSAAPPDKILNLSILYKNDARPTKMDLGVGVYKNSQGATVIMRAVREAEKRLYESQTTKTYVGMAGDEGFNKAMLQLVFGKKADLSRMFACQTAGGSGALRTIADLLAKARPDATIWLSDPTWANHVPILKAAGFKTATYPYFDPASGTVKADAMLEGLKQAKAGDITLLHGCCHNPTGANLTIQQWAPVVDLLVERDLFPFVDLAYQGFGDGLEEDAAAVRLLASKMPEMAVATSCSKNFSVYRDRVGAVILMGKDAEGAKIAGSQALATTRVLYSMPPDHAAAAVRIILEDDALCADWKSELEAMRLRMLNLRKGFAEALRRQSNSSRFDFIADHRGMFSRLGLTEAQVDRLRDEFGIYMVGDSRFNVAGLREDRLDDLAKAVVSVL; from the coding sequence ATGTTCGAGACCCTCTCCGCCGCCCCGCCGGACAAGATCCTCAACCTCTCGATTCTGTACAAGAACGACGCGCGGCCGACGAAAATGGATCTCGGCGTCGGCGTCTACAAGAATTCGCAGGGTGCGACCGTCATCATGCGGGCCGTGCGCGAGGCCGAGAAGCGCCTTTATGAAAGCCAGACGACGAAGACCTATGTCGGCATGGCAGGCGATGAGGGTTTCAACAAGGCCATGCTGCAGCTGGTCTTTGGCAAGAAGGCCGACCTGTCGCGCATGTTCGCCTGCCAGACGGCGGGTGGCTCGGGCGCGCTGCGCACGATCGCCGACTTGCTCGCAAAGGCCCGGCCTGACGCAACCATCTGGCTCTCCGATCCGACCTGGGCGAACCATGTGCCGATCCTGAAGGCTGCAGGCTTCAAAACCGCGACCTATCCCTATTTCGATCCCGCAAGCGGCACGGTGAAGGCCGATGCGATGCTAGAGGGATTGAAGCAGGCGAAGGCCGGTGACATCACTCTGCTGCACGGCTGCTGCCACAACCCGACCGGCGCCAATCTGACGATCCAGCAGTGGGCTCCGGTCGTGGATCTTCTCGTCGAACGCGACCTCTTCCCCTTCGTCGATCTTGCCTATCAGGGCTTCGGCGATGGTCTGGAGGAAGACGCCGCCGCCGTTCGCCTGCTCGCCAGCAAGATGCCGGAAATGGCTGTCGCCACATCCTGCTCGAAGAACTTTTCGGTCTACCGCGACCGCGTCGGCGCCGTCATCCTGATGGGCAAGGACGCAGAAGGCGCAAAGATCGCCGGCAGCCAGGCGCTCGCCACGACCCGCGTGCTGTATTCCATGCCGCCGGACCATGCCGCCGCCGCCGTCCGCATCATCCTCGAAGACGATGCGCTGTGCGCCGACTGGAAGTCCGAACTCGAAGCCATGCGGCTTCGCATGCTCAACCTGCGCAAGGGCTTTGCCGAGGCGCTCCGTCGCCAGTCCAACTCCTCGCGCTTCGACTTCATCGCCGACCACCGCGGCATGTTCTCGCGCCTCGGCCTGACCGAAGCGCAGGTCGACCGCCTGCGAGACGAGTTCGGGATCTACATGGTCGGCGATTCCCGCTTCAACGTCGCGGGCCTCAGGGAAGACCGGCTCGATGACCTCGCCAAGGCTGTTGTTTCGGTGCTCTGA